Genomic DNA from Taurinivorans muris:
AATTTGGGTTTGAAACTCAAACCATGCTCTGTAGCTGTCTGTTTTTGATTTTCTAATACAGAAGACCAGTTTTTTATGACATTTTCAAGGTTTTCAACTGCTTGTAAACTAAATAAAGTAGGAAAAGTCGGAACAATAAAATAATCTGACATCATCATCAGAATACCATTGATTATACTACTTGCACTTGGGGAAAAATCAATAAGAATAAAATCATAATCTATTAATTGTTCACGGAAAAATTTTTCAATATTATAAATTCTTCCTTTATCAAATGTATTATTCCGTTTAATAATATCAACTAAATCGGTCTCCAACTCCGCCAAGCGAAAAGAACTTGCTATAAGATTGATTGATCCGTTTTTTTTACTTTCAAATTCTTGTAAATAAAAATTTATTGGAGTTTTTTCACCTCTAATTACAGAATAAATTACTTCATCAAGTGAGGTATATTGGGCATTAAATTCCCGCCATTCTGTGCCATCTTCATCTTTATATTCGCTTTCCATTGAAAAACCAGCAATACGGGCTGTTAAATTCATTTGTGGGTCAGCGTCAACAACAAGAATTTTTTTACCTAACTCACGCAGTGCACAAGCAATGTTGTGTACATTCGTTGTTTTGCCTACTCCACCTTTATGATTGAAAAAAGAAATAATTTTTGCCATATACCAACCTCCTCAAGACCTTTATTTCTTTTTATATCTGCATATCACATTTTGTCAAGAATAGGCTCCATAAGCCTTGCATTTTCAAATCTGAAGATTTTGCGACACTATGGACAAAAATTTTTTGAACTTTATTCAACAAAAAAGGTGTGTTACGCACCTCTTGAGAGAGAAAGATTTAATACAAAGTTATTTTATTATCTTCCACTACCAATAAAACCCAAAACCTCCCAAAAAAAGAAACCTGGTATTCCCCACACAATAATATAGAAAAAATAAAAGAAAAAAACCGTTATGTTATTTTGTTTTTTGAAAAATGCTATTGTTACAATGAAAGTTATTATTAATAATTCCCAAAGGACACTATTTATTTTATATCCTAATAAATCAATATATTCACAAAAGAAACTACCTATACCACCCAAAAAATATAAAAAGAAATTATAGTGTTCATTTCTTGCAATATATAAATAAATAAAAAAAGATAAAAAAATAAAAAATTGTATTAATAAAACGTTACGGATATGAAATATTATGTTGTTCATAGTTATAATTATACATATATTCAACAAAATTGTCAATTAATTTAGGCTTTGACAACACTAAAAAGTCATTGCCAATTTTATTGTATTCTCTAAAATCCCTAAACTTTGCATTACATATTTTTATATAACTTTTATTTGTAAAGCCGGGAATAGGACTCACATCTTTTTCCTCACAGCTCCAATAACCTAATGTATCAAACCCAAAAACTGCATCTCCTTCAAAGTTAAATAAGTCATGAACAAAAATAGCCACTTGTTCAAGAGTAACTTTATATTGATTTTCACCTAAATATTCAATTTTTCCTTTTGGCAAAAAGCGAAACGTAAATGTTGCTAAGGCTGCAATTATTCCTATTTCAACCAAGTGACGCTCTTCCACATCAAAACGCTGATAATAAAGCTTTTCCCATTCCTGCCACGGGCTATTGATAAAATCAAATTTTTTATTCTTTTCTTCAAAATACCCCTCACGGGCAAGAATAGTATTTAATGAATCAATTGCTCTTGCGGTTGTTGCATTGAGAGGAAAAGTAATAGTTAAAAATTCTTTTGGAAAATATCTTAGCACCCAATCAATATCCACCCAAAAGGGATTGGGATTGTTTTGCGGCACATCATTTGCTTCACCTGCAAGCCATTTATAAAACATATCCCGCAGATAATGCCAGCCTATTCTGTCTTTTTCATTGGCTTTATTGCCCATTGCGTCGGCAATCAGCGGCAGGCAGAAGAAAATATCATCTTCTTTTCTTCTTGTATGCCGTGTTATTATTTCGTTATGCTCACAAAGAAGTTTATTTCTTACTGTAAACACTATTGATAAAAAAATTTTGACTTTAATCAATAAAAAAGGTGTGTTACGCACCTTTTGAAAGAATTGGATTTTTAATATATTCCTGAGCCGTTTCCGGGCATGGAGGACACAGAAAATAAAATCCCCCTGTAATGTCCAAATAACAGTATAAAACACATAAAATGATTACCAACTAAAAAATAAATTATATCTCAATGATAAAATGTATCTTATTAAGAACCATAATAAAAATGATTAATATGTTTCAAAATTATCTGAAAAACTATCCATGTCAATATTACCCCTATTGGACTTATCAAAAAACTATTTACCAAATACAAACGGCGTTTATTTTGCTTCGTCTGATTTTTCCAAAAATTATACGTCACCTTACTTGATAAATATAAATATATCATTCCCATAAGAGTAGGAAAAAAACACTCTATAATTAATGTATAATATGCACTAAAAAGATAACAATACCCCCAAGCTTCTTCAAATTTAAATAATCCTTCAATAAAAAAATAATATAACATAGCATAACAATCTACAATAAGAAACTCATTATAACCATGATAAAAATAAAGAAAAATATTGAAAATTCCTACAAGGATTATATAAGGTAAAAAAATTAAAGAAAAAGACAAAAAAATATGAAATTTTTTATTTTGTATATTCATTTGATGAAAATACTAAATAATTGCAGATAGGTCAATTAATTTTTGATTGGATAATACTATAAAATCATTTCCAATCTTATTATGCTTTCTAAATATTCTAAATCTTCCATTAGTCATTAATTTGCCATCAATAAATTCATAAATATTCATCTGCCTGTCTGCGCAGTTCCAATATCCTAAAA
This window encodes:
- a CDS encoding ParA family protein codes for the protein MAKIISFFNHKGGVGKTTNVHNIACALRELGKKILVVDADPQMNLTARIAGFSMESEYKDEDGTEWREFNAQYTSLDEVIYSVIRGEKTPINFYLQEFESKKNGSINLIASSFRLAELETDLVDIIKRNNTFDKGRIYNIEKFFREQLIDYDFILIDFSPSASSIINGILMMMSDYFIVPTFPTLFSLQAVENLENVIKNWSSVLENQKQTATEHGLSFKPKFLGLIISAVKRRTTKGITAPTGTTDKWIELVNTRIKDFYSYAYNVDRAISEEKFRKIFPQYEPFILGISYDFTLPIRTNAEDLGKSEFDLIPKELPKTVPSKREDEHGNPIKVDQYKESHKLIKETYSYIAKCLIKL
- a CDS encoding DUF6402 family protein, whose protein sequence is MFYTVIWTLQGDFIFCVLHARKRLRNILKIQFFQKVRNTPFLLIKVKIFLSIVFTVRNKLLCEHNEIITRHTRRKEDDIFFCLPLIADAMGNKANEKDRIGWHYLRDMFYKWLAGEANDVPQNNPNPFWVDIDWVLRYFPKEFLTITFPLNATTARAIDSLNTILAREGYFEEKNKKFDFINSPWQEWEKLYYQRFDVEERHLVEIGIIAALATFTFRFLPKGKIEYLGENQYKVTLEQVAIFVHDLFNFEGDAVFGFDTLGYWSCEEKDVSPIPGFTNKSYIKICNAKFRDFREYNKIGNDFLVLSKPKLIDNFVEYMYNYNYEQHNISYP